From a single Kitasatospora azatica KCTC 9699 genomic region:
- a CDS encoding IS110 family RNA-guided transposase, whose protein sequence is MPELWAGTDAGKGEHHCTAIDTDGNKVLSRRVPNNEPELLELLGDVLELADGGPVTWAVDLNSGGAALLIALLVSHEQKLLYIPGRTVHHASAAYRGSGKTDAKDAFVIADTARMRRDLQPLTETSEIAVDLRIMTARRMDLSADRTRAINRLRAQLLEYFPALERAFDYSTSKTALILLTGYQTPSALRRIGRARLTTWLKNHGVRTVTNAKSAANTALTAAEAQHTVVPGEKTAARMVRTLAMEVMALDEEIDQLNTLIEERFREHPDAAVITSMPGIGDTLGAEFIAATGGDMAAFGSPDRLAGVAGLAPVPRDSGKISGNLQRPRRYSRRLLRMCYLAAQAAAIHCPESRRFYQRKRAEGKSHKQAVLALARRRLNVLWALIRDHRTFETAADRQATAAA, encoded by the coding sequence GTGCCCGAACTGTGGGCCGGGACAGATGCGGGTAAGGGCGAGCACCACTGCACGGCGATCGACACGGACGGGAACAAGGTCCTCTCCCGGCGGGTGCCGAACAACGAGCCAGAACTGCTCGAACTGCTCGGCGACGTCCTGGAGTTGGCCGACGGAGGCCCCGTTACCTGGGCGGTCGACCTCAACTCCGGCGGCGCCGCCCTGTTGATCGCCCTCCTGGTCAGCCACGAGCAGAAGCTGCTCTACATCCCCGGCCGGACCGTGCACCACGCCTCGGCCGCCTACCGGGGCAGCGGGAAGACGGACGCGAAGGACGCCTTCGTCATCGCCGACACCGCCCGCATGCGGCGTGATCTGCAGCCGCTGACCGAGACGAGCGAGATCGCGGTGGACCTGCGGATCATGACGGCCCGCCGTATGGACCTGTCGGCCGACCGCACCCGCGCCATCAACCGGCTCCGCGCCCAGCTGCTGGAGTACTTCCCCGCCCTTGAGCGGGCGTTCGACTACAGCACCTCCAAGACCGCGCTCATCCTGCTGACCGGCTACCAGACGCCCTCCGCGCTGCGGCGGATCGGCCGGGCCCGGCTGACGACCTGGCTCAAGAACCACGGCGTCCGCACCGTCACCAACGCCAAGAGCGCCGCTAACACCGCGCTCACCGCCGCCGAGGCCCAGCACACCGTCGTGCCCGGTGAGAAGACCGCCGCCAGGATGGTCCGCACCCTTGCCATGGAGGTGATGGCCCTCGATGAGGAGATCGACCAGCTCAACACCCTCATCGAGGAACGGTTTCGCGAGCACCCCGACGCCGCAGTGATCACCAGCATGCCCGGCATCGGCGACACGCTCGGAGCCGAGTTCATCGCCGCCACGGGCGGCGACATGGCCGCCTTCGGCAGCCCCGACCGGCTCGCCGGCGTCGCCGGTCTCGCCCCGGTTCCCCGCGATTCGGGCAAGATCAGCGGCAACCTGCAACGCCCTCGCCGCTACAGCCGGCGCCTGCTGCGGATGTGCTACCTCGCCGCCCAGGCCGCCGCAATCCACTGTCCCGAGTCTCGGCGCTTCTACCAACGCAAACGGGCTGAGGGGAAGTCCCACAAGCAAGCCGTGCTGGCCCTGGCCCGCCGTCGTCTCAATGTGCTCTGGGCCCTCATACGCGACCACCGCACCTTCGAGACAGCCGCTGACCGGCAAGCAACTGCCGCAGCCTGA
- a CDS encoding SDR family NAD(P)-dependent oxidoreductase: protein MDSMSGLSDRTAVVVGASRGLGRGIATALAGAGATVVAVARSREALAELAEGAERVRPETADATDPTVAGDLIGRYQPDTLVLVAGATPHPRPLQQHTWETFSVNWETDVRIAFHWLREALLKPLRPGSRVVVISSGAAVAGSPLSGGYAGAKATQRFITGYAQEEAQRAGLDITFTAVLPRITPMTDLGRPAVRAYADRYGMTEDEYIEQLGPLVTPEVAGAAVVELVGSDAAGIAPAYLLTGAGLQKPP from the coding sequence ATGGACAGCATGAGTGGGCTGTCGGACAGGACCGCCGTCGTCGTCGGGGCGAGCCGCGGCCTGGGACGCGGGATCGCGACCGCCCTCGCCGGGGCCGGCGCCACCGTGGTCGCCGTCGCCCGCAGCCGGGAGGCGCTCGCCGAACTGGCCGAGGGCGCCGAGCGCGTCCGGCCCGAAACGGCCGACGCCACCGACCCCACCGTGGCCGGCGACCTCATCGGCCGCTACCAGCCGGACACGCTCGTCCTGGTGGCCGGCGCGACCCCGCACCCGCGCCCGCTCCAGCAGCACACCTGGGAGACCTTCTCCGTCAACTGGGAGACCGACGTGCGGATCGCCTTCCACTGGCTGCGCGAGGCCCTGCTGAAGCCCTTGCGCCCCGGCAGCCGGGTGGTCGTGATCAGCAGCGGCGCGGCGGTGGCCGGGTCGCCGCTCAGCGGCGGGTACGCCGGGGCCAAGGCCACCCAGCGGTTCATCACCGGGTACGCGCAGGAGGAGGCGCAGCGAGCCGGCCTCGACATCACGTTCACCGCGGTGCTGCCCCGAATCACCCCGATGACCGACCTCGGACGGCCGGCGGTGCGGGCGTACGCGGATCGCTACGGCATGACCGAGGACGAGTACATCGAGCAGCTGGGCCCGCTGGTCACCCCAGAGGTCGCGGGCGCCGCCGTGGTCGAGCTGGTCGGGTCGGACGCCGCCGGCATCGCCCCGGCCTACCTGCTGACCGGCGCGGGGCTGCAGAAGCCCCCCTGA
- a CDS encoding SOS response-associated peptidase translates to MCGRFVSTTGPQDLVSLFGASRWDPEENLDPSWNVAPTDPVWAVLERLDRETGEIIRQLRPLRWGLVPSWAKDPSVGARMINARSETVHEKPAFRKAFATRRCLLPADGYYEWVAIAATEAKKAYKQPYYLAPADGSLMAMAGLYEFWRDHTRPDDDPLAWLTTTTVITTQARDDAGRVHDRMPLAIGAADFDAWLDPEHSDPAELRRLLHTPADGHLTVRPVSTAVNSVRNNGADLLTEALDAPPLN, encoded by the coding sequence ATGTGCGGCCGCTTCGTCTCCACCACCGGTCCCCAGGACCTCGTCAGCCTCTTCGGTGCCTCCCGCTGGGATCCGGAAGAGAACCTCGACCCCAGTTGGAACGTCGCGCCAACCGACCCGGTGTGGGCCGTTCTGGAGCGTCTGGACCGCGAGACCGGGGAGATCATCCGGCAGCTGCGGCCGTTGCGCTGGGGCCTGGTGCCGTCCTGGGCGAAGGACCCGAGCGTCGGCGCCCGCATGATCAACGCCCGCTCCGAGACCGTCCACGAGAAGCCCGCCTTCCGCAAGGCCTTCGCCACCCGGCGGTGCCTGCTGCCGGCCGACGGCTACTACGAGTGGGTCGCCATCGCCGCCACCGAGGCGAAGAAGGCCTACAAGCAGCCGTACTACCTGGCTCCCGCCGACGGCAGCCTCATGGCGATGGCCGGCCTGTACGAGTTCTGGCGCGACCACACCCGGCCCGACGACGACCCCCTGGCCTGGCTGACCACGACCACGGTCATCACCACCCAAGCCCGCGACGACGCCGGCCGCGTCCACGACCGCATGCCGCTGGCGATCGGCGCCGCTGACTTCGACGCCTGGCTCGACCCCGAACACAGCGACCCGGCCGAGCTGCGCCGGCTCCTCCACACCCCCGCCGACGGCCACCTCACGGTGCGCCCCGTCTCCACCGCCGTCAACAGCGTCCGCAACAACGGCGCCGACCTCCTCACCGAGGCCCTGGACGCACCACCGCTGAACTGA
- a CDS encoding ATP dependent DNA ligase: MVKAVLCGIPTADGRRYVGRVGTGFATAERRALAALLRRLQTPVSPFTTPVAGIPRGELLAFTRPELTAEVEYLDWTKAGRLRQPVWRALRGLDQDRPLL; this comes from the coding sequence GTGGTCAAGGCCGTGCTGTGCGGCATCCCCACTGCCGACGGCCGGCGCTACGTCGGCAGGGTGGGCACCGGCTTCGCCACGGCCGAACGCCGCGCCCTCGCCGCTCTCCTGCGACGCCTGCAGACCCCCGTGTCGCCCTTCACCACGCCCGTGGCCGGGATCCCCCGGGGCGAACTGCTGGCGTTCACCCGCCCCGAGCTGACCGCGGAGGTCGAATACCTCGACTGGACCAAGGCCGGACGCCTGCGCCAGCCGGTCTGGCGGGCACTGCGCGGCCTCGACCAGGACCGGCCGCTGCTCTGA
- a CDS encoding transposase, with protein MLELMTLVETGTRALIGAVFGTTSDGETAYARRLLHHLGPDMLVLWDRGFDANAFLAAVATTGAQFVGRLRANRRTPILARLADGSYLSVLGTVPVRVVEARITVTCDNGTSFNGSYRLVTTLTDARRYPADALVGLYHQRWDHESAYFALRHTILRGRVLRSGDPIGVEQEMWAWTRGLLNRCFRGTRPRKSPESTFPPTTEHSSISSAPESSGQNSASRPRGRCPTDPSASEPSPVWSTDSPAIPGPRSSRCGRTPSISAHTPSTPSPTACCAGRATTTETTASGSPKGTTRTAGPSWCGCGARSPAAGTATTWAWPGFSCWRSRATTPP; from the coding sequence ATGCTGGAGCTGATGACCCTGGTGGAGACCGGAACCCGGGCCCTGATCGGTGCGGTCTTCGGCACCACCAGCGACGGGGAGACCGCCTACGCCCGCCGACTGCTGCACCACTTGGGCCCGGACATGCTGGTCCTGTGGGACAGGGGCTTCGACGCCAACGCCTTCCTGGCTGCCGTGGCCACTACCGGCGCCCAGTTCGTGGGCCGCCTGCGCGCCAACCGCCGCACCCCGATCCTCGCCCGGCTCGCGGACGGCTCCTACCTGTCCGTCCTCGGCACCGTCCCGGTCCGGGTCGTGGAAGCTCGGATCACCGTGACCTGCGACAACGGCACCTCGTTCAACGGGTCCTACCGCCTTGTGACGACCTTGACCGATGCCCGCCGCTACCCGGCCGACGCACTCGTCGGCCTCTACCACCAGCGGTGGGACCACGAGTCCGCGTACTTCGCGCTTCGGCACACCATCTTGCGGGGCCGGGTCCTGCGCTCGGGCGACCCCATCGGCGTCGAGCAGGAGATGTGGGCCTGGACCCGGGGACTGCTGAACCGCTGCTTCCGTGGGACCAGGCCCAGGAAGTCGCCGGAATCCACCTTCCCACCGACTACCGAGCATTCGTCGATCTCTTCGGCCCCGGAGAGCTCCGGGCAGAACTCAGCATCGCGACCCCGCGGCCGCTGCCCGACCGACCCATCGGCGTCGGAGCCCTCTCCCGTATGGTCAACCGACTCACCGGCGATACCGGGGCCGCGTTCAAGCAGATGCGGGAGGACTCCTTCGATCTCTGCCCATACCCCGTCTACCCCGAGCCCAACGGCTTGTTGTGCTGGGCGAGCAACTACAACGGAGACCACTGCTTCTGGCTCACCGAAGGGGACGACCCGGACCGCTGGCCCGTCGTGGTGTGGCTGCGGGGCGCGTTCCCCGGCGGCTGGCACCGCTACGACATGGGCATGGCCCGGTTTCTCCTGCTGGCGCTCTCGGGCGACGACACCACCTTGA